The Nitrospirota bacterium sequence ATTCTGTACACTGAAATAATATTATATCCCTCATATTTTTACTCCAGAACCTCAGTAACTACACCTGCACCTACAGTCCTTCCACCTTCCCTGATTGCAAACCTTAACTCCTTCTCCATAGCTATAGGAGATATAAGCTCAACTGTCAGGTTTACATTGTCTCCAGG is a genomic window containing:
- the tuf gene encoding elongation factor Tu (EF-Tu; promotes GTP-dependent binding of aminoacyl-tRNA to the A-site of ribosomes during protein biosynthesis; when the tRNA anticodon matches the mRNA codon, GTP hydrolysis results; the inactive EF-Tu-GDP leaves the ribosome and release of GDP is promoted by elongation factor Ts; many prokaryotes have two copies of the gene encoding EF-Tu); the protein is PGDNVNLTVELISPIAMEKELRFAIREGGRTVGAGVVTEVLE